The Cellulomonas oligotrophica sequence GCCGCCGACCACGACGACCGTCCCGTCGCGGGTCGTCAGCCTGCGCAGGAGGCCCACCGGCCGGCACCCGCCGACGTCGACGACCAGGTCGTGCGGCGCCTCGAGCAGCGGCGCGTCGCCGTCGACGTCGTGGGTGACGACGTGCTCGGCACCGAGGCCGCGCACCACGTCCGCCTTGGCCGCGCTGGTGACGGCCGTGACGACGGCCCCGGCGGCACGGGCCACCTGGACGGCGAACGTGCCGACCCCGCCGGACGCCCCGAGCACCAGCACCCGCTGCCCCGCCCCGACGCGTCCGGCGGTGTGCAGGGCCTGCCAGGCGGTCTGCCCCGACGTCGGCAGCGCGGCGGCCTCGACGCCGGTCAGCGCGTGGGGGCCCACGGGGACGGGCACGAGGGTGCGCTCCGGCGCCACGGCGAGCTCGGCGAACGCGCCGCGGCCGACGCCGAGGACCCGGTCGCCCACGGCGAGGCGGGTGGTGCCGGGGCCGAGGGCGACGACGACGCCGGACAGGTCGCGCCCGGGCACCGGGGTGCGGGGACGGCGCACGCCGAAGACGGGGCGCACGAGGTAGGGCTCGCCGGCCGCCAGGTGCCAGGTGCCCCGGTCGACGCCGGCCGCCTCGACGCGCACGAGCACCTCCCCAGCACCGGGGGCCGGCACGGGGACGTCGGCCACGCGCCAGGGGCCGGCGTAGGAGTCCTGCACCGCCGCGCGCATCGTGGACCGCGGTCGTGCGCCGTCCTGCGCGTCGGGGCGCTGCGCCTGCTCCGTCATCGTGCCCGCCTCTCGCCGGTCCCTGCGCCGGGACCGACCATCGCCTGTACTAAGTACGAACGTACTAAGTACAGCACGCCCTAGACTGGGCGCGCCAGACCCCCGGGAGGACGCATGCCGGCACGACGCGCACCGCTGACCCGCGAGCGCGCGGTCCAGGCCGCCACAGCCCTGGCGGACGAGCACGGCCTCGCCGCGCTGACCATGCGCGCGCTGGCCGAGCGGCTCGGCGTGCGCCCCATGGCCGTCTACCACCACGTGCCGCACAAGGACGCCCTGCTCGGCCTGCTGGTCGAGGAGGTCCTCGGCCAGGTCGCGCCGCCGCCGCCGGGAGCACCGTGGCGCGAGGCGCTCGGGACCCGATGCCGGTCCGCCCGTGAGGTCCTGCGCGCCCACCCGTGGGCGCTGGTGCTGCTCGAGAGCCGACGGACGCCGGGGCCGACCTCGCTGGAGCACCACGACGCGGTGCTCGGCACGCTTCTCGGCGCGGGCTTCGACGTCCCGGCCGCCGGGCACGCGTACGCGCTGCTCGACGCGTTCGTCTACGGCTTCGTGCTGCAGGAGTCGACGCTGCCGTTCGACGACGCGCACGCCCCCGAGGTCGCGGACGAGATCGTGGCCGCCGTGCCCGAGGGCGCGTACCCGCACCTCGTGCGGTTCGCCCGCGAGCGCGTGCGCGAGGGGTACGCGTTCGGCGACGAGTTCGAGGTGGGGCTGCGCCTCGTGCTCGACGCGGTCGCCTCGCTGCACCCGGGGGCGACCGACCGCGCGGGGCGCCGCACCGTCGACGCCTGAGCGCGGGGCTCAGCCCCAGTCGCCCAGCGCCCCCTCGAGCGCGCCGAGGCACGCCTCGACGACGGGCCACCGGTCGTCGGGCGGGCACCCCTGCCCGGCCCACCGTTCGCACGCGGCGTCGACGAACGCCAGCCAGCCCGCGACGGCGTACGCGTGCCGGGCGTCGGCGCGGGGCACGAGCAGGGCCCCGACGCGCGCCACCCGCTCGGCGTGGGCGCGGGCGCGCACGACCCCGGCGGCCACCGGCTCGGCGGCGGGGTGCCGGACGTGCCGCAGCCACGCGTCGGGGTCGACCGCGGCGCGGTCGAGCCGGGTCAGCACGACGGCCCGGACGCGGTCGCGCACGGGCACCCCCGGGTGCAGGGCCGACAGGGCCCGCGCCTCGGCGGCGACGAGCGCGTCGACCTCGCGCGCGAGCACCGCGGCGTACAGCTCGTCCTTGCCGGCGAAGTACCGGTAGACCAGCGCCTCGGACGCGTCGGCGGCGGCGGCGACGGCACCCATCGTGGCCGCGGCATAGCCCTGACCGGCGAAGACGTCCGCCGCCGCGGCCAGCAGGGCCTCGCGCCGCTCCTGCGGGTCCAGGCGGCGGCGCGGGCGGGCGTCGCGTCGTGTCACTGGCACACCCTACGGCCGCGGGGTACGGTGGCACTGTTAGTGAGATCAACTCAGTAGGAGGTACCCGTGGGCTGGGTCGAGCACGCCGTCCTGTGGCACGTCTACCCGCTCGGCTTCTGCGGGGCCCCCGTGCACGAGCCCGACCCCTCCCCCGGCCCGCGCCTGCGCCGCCTGCTCGGGTGGCTCGACCACGCCGTCGCGCTGGGCGCGTCCGGCCTCCTGCTCGGACCGGTCTTCCGCTCCTCGACCCACGGGTACGACACCCTCGACCACCGCGCCGTGGACCCGCGCCTCGGCGGCGACAGCGACCTCGACGACCTGATCGCCGCGTGCCACGCGCGCGGCCTGCGCGTCGTCCTCGACGGCGTCTT is a genomic window containing:
- a CDS encoding NAD(P)-dependent alcohol dehydrogenase, with amino-acid sequence MTEQAQRPDAQDGARPRSTMRAAVQDSYAGPWRVADVPVPAPGAGEVLVRVEAAGVDRGTWHLAAGEPYLVRPVFGVRRPRTPVPGRDLSGVVVALGPGTTRLAVGDRVLGVGRGAFAELAVAPERTLVPVPVGPHALTGVEAAALPTSGQTAWQALHTAGRVGAGQRVLVLGASGGVGTFAVQVARAAGAVVTAVTSAAKADVVRGLGAEHVVTHDVDGDAPLLEAPHDLVVDVGGCRPVGLLRRLTTRDGTVVVVGGESGGRWTSGYERLLRVAAVNPFVPQRLLPLTARDDAHDLARLVALVEEGLLRPVVDRVEPLDRAQDAVDHVGAGRARGKVVVRVGPTG
- a CDS encoding TetR/AcrR family transcriptional regulator, with amino-acid sequence MPARRAPLTRERAVQAATALADEHGLAALTMRALAERLGVRPMAVYHHVPHKDALLGLLVEEVLGQVAPPPPGAPWREALGTRCRSAREVLRAHPWALVLLESRRTPGPTSLEHHDAVLGTLLGAGFDVPAAGHAYALLDAFVYGFVLQESTLPFDDAHAPEVADEIVAAVPEGAYPHLVRFARERVREGYAFGDEFEVGLRLVLDAVASLHPGATDRAGRRTVDA
- a CDS encoding TetR/AcrR family transcriptional regulator, whose amino-acid sequence is MTRRDARPRRRLDPQERREALLAAAADVFAGQGYAAATMGAVAAAADASEALVYRYFAGKDELYAAVLAREVDALVAAEARALSALHPGVPVRDRVRAVVLTRLDRAAVDPDAWLRHVRHPAAEPVAAGVVRARAHAERVARVGALLVPRADARHAYAVAGWLAFVDAACERWAGQGCPPDDRWPVVEACLGALEGALGDWG